The following proteins are co-located in the Microvirga ossetica genome:
- a CDS encoding murein hydrolase activator EnvC family protein produces MIRFKLSFSRKVIGLAAWMVAASLGPVGAQQQTPAPVAPSPQGETAEQKARREQDLKVLEEAISANAEARRRLEAEVESVKADRAKLNAALIETAERVRGTEDRIQGLEQRLQTLGASETAIRRSLQSRRGVIVEVFAALQRMGRRPPPAVLVRPEDMLEAVRASIMLGAVLPELRSEAEVLATDLGELVRLKAAIATDRTTLNAELAGLNREQVRLAALMEARQSRIAEVERNVGAERQKAEDLARQAGTLKELIDRMEAEITGAQRAAEEARKAAEAQQRETREKFAQLAFRDPARLAPKIPFAEARGLLPRPVSGDMSLEFGAPDGYGGTTRGISITTRQKASVVSPADGWVAFAGPFRSYGRLLIINAGGGYYILLAGMDQINVDVGQFVLAGEPVATMGEAPLMSLIGAAIEKNNPVLYVEFRKDGGSIDPGPWWAKSQSEKVRG; encoded by the coding sequence ATGATCCGCTTCAAACTCTCGTTTTCCCGCAAGGTCATTGGCCTTGCCGCATGGATGGTTGCCGCTTCCCTGGGTCCCGTTGGAGCCCAGCAGCAGACGCCTGCGCCCGTGGCGCCTTCCCCGCAGGGCGAAACGGCCGAGCAGAAGGCGCGGCGGGAGCAGGACCTGAAGGTCCTGGAAGAGGCGATCTCCGCCAATGCCGAGGCGCGCCGGCGCCTCGAAGCCGAGGTCGAATCCGTCAAGGCGGACCGGGCCAAGCTCAATGCGGCCCTGATCGAAACCGCCGAGCGGGTGCGCGGCACGGAGGATCGCATCCAGGGGCTGGAGCAACGCCTGCAGACCCTCGGCGCCAGCGAGACGGCCATTCGCCGCTCCCTGCAGAGCCGGCGCGGGGTCATCGTCGAGGTCTTTGCCGCACTCCAGCGCATGGGCCGCCGCCCGCCGCCTGCGGTGCTGGTCCGGCCGGAGGATATGCTGGAGGCGGTCCGCGCCTCGATCATGCTCGGCGCCGTTCTGCCGGAACTGCGCAGCGAGGCCGAGGTTCTGGCGACGGATCTGGGCGAGCTCGTGCGCCTGAAGGCGGCGATCGCGACGGACCGCACCACCCTCAACGCCGAGCTGGCCGGCCTCAACCGGGAGCAGGTGCGCCTTGCAGCCCTCATGGAGGCGCGGCAAAGCCGTATTGCCGAGGTCGAGCGCAATGTGGGCGCCGAGCGGCAGAAAGCCGAGGACCTCGCCCGGCAGGCCGGCACGCTCAAGGAGCTGATCGACCGCATGGAGGCGGAGATCACCGGCGCGCAGCGCGCGGCCGAGGAGGCCCGCAAGGCCGCCGAGGCACAGCAGCGCGAGACCCGCGAGAAATTCGCCCAGCTGGCCTTCCGGGATCCCGCCCGCCTGGCGCCAAAGATCCCCTTCGCGGAGGCGCGCGGGCTGCTGCCGCGTCCCGTCAGCGGCGATATGAGTCTGGAATTCGGCGCTCCAGACGGGTATGGCGGAACGACGCGTGGCATTTCGATCACGACGCGGCAGAAAGCGAGCGTGGTATCACCGGCGGATGGATGGGTCGCCTTTGCGGGCCCCTTCCGCTCTTATGGTCGACTCTTGATCATCAATGCCGGTGGGGGATACTATATTCTCCTGGCCGGTATGGACCAAATCAACGTCGATGTCGGGCAGTTCGTGCTCGCGGGCGAACCCGTTGCGACCATGGGAGAGGCTCCTCTCATGAGTTTGATCGGCGCCGCCATAGAAAAGAACAATCCCGTCCTCTATGTTGAGTTCAGGAAAGATGGCGGTTCAATCGATCCAGGTCCCTGGTGGGCAAAATCGCAAAGCGAAAAGGTTCGCGGATAA
- a CDS encoding GNAT family N-acetyltransferase — protein sequence MFPDLTRDDVFRLETRRLWLRWARLADTQAIVRLAGEKAVAEMTARIPHPYHPDDAGRFIFQSRRSNADGQGLQLAITPKGRPNSLIGMVGIGADPDTGKPSLGYWLGTPYWGKGYATEAARALIDAFFAYGEGDELTASARVINPASRRVLEKCGFAYQGAGLVELPARGGLYPADHFRLDRRAWESLKSWGHTGLVREPVSLEVEVDREMSLAS from the coding sequence ATGTTTCCCGACCTCACCCGTGACGATGTTTTCCGCCTCGAGACTCGCCGCCTGTGGCTGCGCTGGGCCCGCCTCGCGGATACGCAAGCCATCGTACGCCTTGCCGGTGAGAAAGCGGTCGCGGAGATGACGGCGCGAATTCCGCATCCGTATCACCCGGACGATGCCGGCCGATTTATCTTCCAGTCCCGGCGGTCCAATGCGGACGGCCAGGGCCTGCAGCTCGCCATCACGCCGAAGGGGCGGCCGAACAGCCTGATCGGCATGGTCGGCATCGGCGCGGATCCCGATACTGGCAAGCCCAGCCTCGGCTACTGGCTCGGCACCCCGTACTGGGGCAAGGGCTATGCCACCGAGGCGGCCCGCGCGCTGATCGATGCCTTCTTCGCCTATGGCGAGGGGGACGAGCTCACCGCGAGCGCCCGGGTCATCAACCCAGCCTCCCGGCGGGTGCTGGAGAAGTGCGGCTTCGCCTATCAGGGCGCCGGCCTCGTCGAGCTGCCGGCCCGCGGAGGCCTCTATCCGGCCGACCATTTCCGCCTCGACCGGCGGGCCTGGGAGAGCCTGAAGAGCTGGGGCCATACCGGCCTCGTGCGCGAGCCGGTCTCCCTCGAGGTCGAGGTCGACCGCGAGATGTCCCTCGCCAGTTGA
- a CDS encoding glutamate-5-semialdehyde dehydrogenase codes for MDALKVIEGGDVNTLMADLGRRARIAAQRVALASAEEKNAALRAMAICIRAHERAILAANAEDLADARDKGQSGAFIDRLVLNPERLEAIAEAVESVAELPDPVGRMLAKFERPNGLKIERVATPLGVIGVIFESRPNVTADAGALCLKAGNAAILRAGSESFRTSLAIAEAMREGLEQTGFPADAISLVPTRDRAAVGAMLSGLQGSIDVIVPRGGKSLVARVQEEARVPVFAHLEGLNHVYVHGKADLEMAKAIVLNAKMRRTGVCGSAETLLVDNACSGTHLKPLVTALLDAACAVRGDEAVQAADPRVTAATEEDWRTEYLDAIISVRVVEGLDEAIAHIESYGSHHTDSIVTEDEAAAERFLAQVDSAIVLHNASTQFADGGEFGFGAEIGIATGRMHARGPVGVEQLTSFKYRIRGSGQTRP; via the coding sequence ATGGATGCCCTGAAGGTGATCGAAGGCGGCGATGTCAACACGCTGATGGCCGATCTCGGCCGCCGCGCTCGCATTGCAGCGCAGCGCGTGGCGCTCGCGAGCGCCGAGGAGAAGAACGCCGCTCTGCGCGCCATGGCCATCTGCATCCGGGCGCATGAGCGGGCGATCCTGGCTGCCAACGCCGAGGACCTGGCGGATGCGCGGGACAAGGGGCAGAGCGGCGCGTTTATCGATCGCCTCGTTCTGAACCCTGAGCGCCTCGAAGCCATTGCCGAGGCCGTCGAGAGCGTTGCCGAGCTGCCCGATCCGGTCGGCCGCATGCTCGCCAAGTTCGAGCGGCCGAATGGCCTGAAGATCGAGCGTGTGGCGACGCCGCTCGGTGTCATCGGGGTGATCTTCGAGAGCCGCCCCAACGTGACGGCGGATGCGGGCGCGCTCTGTCTCAAAGCCGGCAATGCCGCCATCCTGCGCGCCGGCTCCGAGAGCTTCCGTACCTCGCTCGCTATCGCGGAGGCGATGAGGGAGGGTCTCGAGCAGACGGGCTTCCCAGCGGACGCGATCAGCCTCGTGCCGACCCGCGACCGGGCGGCGGTAGGGGCGATGCTCTCAGGTCTTCAGGGCAGCATCGACGTGATCGTGCCGCGAGGTGGAAAAAGCCTCGTGGCCCGCGTGCAGGAAGAGGCGAGGGTACCGGTCTTCGCGCATCTCGAAGGGCTCAATCATGTCTACGTGCATGGCAAGGCCGATCTCGAGATGGCGAAGGCCATCGTGCTGAACGCCAAGATGCGTCGTACGGGCGTCTGCGGCTCGGCCGAGACGCTGCTCGTGGACAACGCCTGTTCTGGTACGCATCTGAAACCTCTTGTCACCGCCCTGCTCGATGCCGCTTGCGCCGTGCGCGGCGACGAGGCGGTCCAGGCTGCCGATCCGCGCGTGACCGCGGCGACGGAGGAGGATTGGCGCACCGAATATCTCGACGCCATCATTTCGGTTCGTGTTGTCGAGGGCCTGGACGAGGCCATCGCGCATATCGAATCGTATGGCTCGCATCATACGGATTCCATCGTCACCGAGGATGAGGCGGCCGCCGAGCGCTTCCTGGCCCAGGTGGATTCGGCCATCGTGCTCCATAACGCCTCGACCCAGTTCGCCGATGGCGGCGAGTTCGGCTTCGGCGCCGAGATCGGCATCGCCACGGGGCGCATGCATGCAAGGGGGCCGGTCGGCGTGGAGCAGCTCACCTCCTTCAAGTACCGCATCCGCGGCTCGGGCCAGACGCGTCCGTGA
- a CDS encoding RNA pyrophosphohydrolase — protein MRSARGSQARKDLPYRSCVGVMLINKNGLVFIGRRHTESDATSDGYAWQMPQGGIDPGEEPYQAALRELYEETSVRSVSLLAEAPEWYAYDLPSMVAGRAWRGRYRGQNQKWFAFRFEGDDSEINIHRPGGGGHRPEFDEWRWEEMHQLPELIIPFKRPVYEKVVVDFSPFSSRSLQTQANS, from the coding sequence ATGAGGAGCGCAAGAGGATCACAGGCCAGAAAGGATCTGCCCTATCGCTCCTGTGTCGGTGTGATGCTGATCAACAAGAACGGTCTGGTCTTCATCGGAAGGCGGCATACCGAATCCGATGCGACCTCGGACGGCTATGCCTGGCAGATGCCGCAGGGCGGCATCGACCCGGGCGAAGAGCCTTATCAGGCAGCGTTGCGCGAACTTTACGAGGAAACCAGCGTGCGCTCCGTCAGTCTGCTGGCCGAAGCTCCCGAATGGTACGCCTACGACTTGCCGTCCATGGTGGCCGGACGGGCCTGGCGCGGACGCTATCGCGGTCAGAACCAGAAATGGTTCGCCTTCCGCTTCGAGGGCGATGACAGCGAGATCAACATCCATCGCCCCGGCGGAGGCGGTCATCGCCCGGAATTCGACGAGTGGCGATGGGAGGAGATGCACCAGCTGCCGGAGCTCATCATCCCCTTCAAGCGACCGGTCTATGAGAAGGTTGTCGTGGATTTCTCACCCTTCTCCTCCCGGAGCCTGCAGACGCAAGCCAATTCGTGA
- the rlmH gene encoding 23S rRNA (pseudouridine(1915)-N(3))-methyltransferase RlmH: MRLSLLAVGRLKSGPERELVERYRQRVEGMGRALGLAGFDIVELPESRARREDDRRSEEATALLERAGSSVLIVFDERGKSPSSEAFAEKIRQWRDGGRTGLACVIGGPDGLDPKLRQRADLVVSFGALTMPHQIVRALVAEQVYRALTIIAGHPYHRAGHDDS, from the coding sequence GTGCGACTGAGCTTGCTGGCCGTGGGCCGTCTCAAGAGCGGCCCCGAGCGGGAGCTGGTCGAGCGATACAGGCAGCGTGTCGAAGGCATGGGCCGGGCCTTAGGCCTGGCCGGGTTCGACATCGTCGAATTGCCGGAGAGCCGGGCGCGCCGGGAAGACGATCGACGGTCTGAAGAAGCCACGGCCCTGCTTGAGAGAGCGGGTTCGTCCGTTCTGATCGTGTTCGACGAGCGCGGAAAAAGTCCCTCGAGCGAAGCCTTCGCCGAAAAAATCAGGCAATGGCGCGATGGGGGCCGCACAGGGCTTGCCTGCGTGATCGGCGGGCCGGACGGCCTCGATCCCAAGCTGCGCCAGCGCGCCGATCTCGTCGTTTCCTTCGGAGCGCTCACTATGCCGCACCAGATCGTGCGCGCGCTCGTGGCCGAGCAGGTCTATAGGGCCCTGACAATCATAGCCGGACACCCTTATCATCGCGCCGGCCACGATGATTCCTGA
- a CDS encoding nicotinate-nucleotide adenylyltransferase, protein MKPVSSRFRIGPSGLTRLPRVAPGMRIGLYGGSFNPPHAGHRHVSLMALKRLGLDRVWWIVTPGNPLKDSEELAAMAMRVRDARQVSDDPRIDVTAFEQDIGARYTVDTLAYLKRRFPDVRFVWIMGADNLAGFHRWRSWQRIAGMMPMAVFDRPGWTLKAVRSKSAIALSRSRIREADARALPSLAPPAWVFLHGPRSHLSSTQLRRLRRTSATGRH, encoded by the coding sequence GTGAAGCCTGTCTCGTCCCGCTTCCGCATCGGACCCTCCGGTCTGACCCGCCTGCCGCGGGTGGCGCCGGGCATGCGGATCGGCCTTTACGGAGGCTCCTTCAACCCGCCCCATGCCGGGCACCGCCATGTGAGCCTCATGGCTCTCAAGCGGCTCGGGCTCGACCGGGTCTGGTGGATCGTCACCCCGGGCAATCCCCTGAAGGATTCGGAGGAACTCGCCGCGATGGCGATGCGTGTGCGGGACGCGAGACAGGTTTCCGACGATCCCCGAATCGATGTGACCGCGTTCGAGCAGGATATCGGGGCCCGCTACACGGTCGATACGCTGGCCTACCTCAAGCGGCGCTTCCCGGATGTCCGCTTCGTCTGGATCATGGGGGCGGACAACTTGGCGGGCTTCCACCGCTGGCGGAGCTGGCAGCGCATCGCCGGGATGATGCCGATGGCCGTCTTCGACCGGCCCGGCTGGACCCTGAAGGCGGTCCGCTCGAAAAGCGCCATCGCCCTGTCCCGCAGCCGGATCCGGGAAGCCGATGCCCGTGCCCTGCCGAGCCTCGCGCCGCCCGCCTGGGTGTTCCTGCATGGGCCTCGCTCCCATCTCTCCTCCACGCAGCTGCGCCGGTTGCGACGAACTTCTGCTACAGGAAGACATTGA
- the rplU gene encoding 50S ribosomal protein L21 yields MFAVIKTGGKQYRVAANDVITVATLAGEPGTAVTFDQVLMVTNDGSTQLGAPLVEGVTVAGEVVEHTRGEKVIAFKKRRRQNSRRKRGHRQDYTVVRITEILAGGEKPKKAAAKKTTKAGADEAAPATAE; encoded by the coding sequence ATGTTCGCAGTGATCAAGACCGGCGGCAAGCAGTATCGCGTTGCCGCCAACGACGTCATCACCGTCGCCACGCTCGCAGGCGAGCCGGGCACCGCCGTCACGTTCGACCAGGTTCTCATGGTCACGAACGACGGTTCGACCCAGCTGGGCGCCCCCCTCGTCGAGGGCGTGACCGTGGCGGGCGAGGTGGTGGAGCACACCCGCGGCGAGAAGGTCATCGCCTTCAAGAAGCGCCGCCGCCAGAATTCGCGCCGCAAGCGCGGGCATCGCCAGGACTACACCGTGGTGCGGATCACCGAGATCCTCGCCGGTGGCGAAAAGCCCAAGAAGGCTGCGGCCAAGAAGACCACCAAGGCTGGGGCTGACGAAGCTGCGCCGGCCACCGCTGAATAA
- the obgE gene encoding GTPase ObgE, translated as MKFLDQAKIYIRSGNGGGGAISFRREKFIEFGGPDGGDGGRGGDVWAECVEGLNTLIDYRYQQHFKAKTGGHGMGKNRHGAKGADAVLKVPAGTEILDEDGETVIADMTHVGQKVLLAKGGNGGFGNAYFTTSTNRAPRRANPGQEGEEHTLILRLKLIADAGLVGLPNAGKSTFLATVTAAKPKIADYPFTTLHPGLGVVRAYSREFVLADIPGLIEGASEGVGLGDRFLSHVERCRVLLHLVEGTSEDAGDAYRTVRHEIEAYGHGLADKTEIVALSKADALDEDTLKDQLKKLKKACGRKPYVVSSASGQGVQEVLQALLAVIDQVKAKDEPVDSQEEWHP; from the coding sequence ATGAAATTTCTCGACCAAGCCAAGATCTATATCCGTTCCGGCAATGGCGGCGGCGGCGCCATATCGTTCCGCCGGGAAAAGTTCATCGAGTTCGGCGGGCCTGACGGCGGCGACGGCGGCCGCGGCGGCGACGTGTGGGCGGAATGCGTCGAGGGGCTCAACACCCTCATCGACTACCGCTACCAGCAGCATTTCAAGGCCAAGACCGGCGGCCACGGCATGGGCAAGAACCGGCACGGCGCCAAGGGTGCCGACGCGGTGCTGAAAGTGCCCGCCGGCACCGAGATCCTGGATGAGGACGGCGAGACCGTCATCGCCGACATGACCCATGTGGGCCAGAAGGTGCTGCTGGCGAAAGGCGGCAATGGCGGCTTCGGCAATGCCTATTTCACCACCTCCACCAACCGCGCCCCGCGCCGGGCCAATCCCGGCCAGGAGGGCGAGGAGCACACGCTGATCCTGCGCCTCAAGCTGATTGCGGATGCGGGACTCGTCGGGTTGCCCAACGCGGGCAAGTCGACGTTTCTCGCCACCGTCACGGCGGCGAAGCCGAAGATCGCCGATTACCCCTTCACCACGCTCCATCCGGGCCTCGGCGTCGTGCGCGCCTATTCGCGCGAATTCGTGCTGGCGGATATTCCCGGCTTGATCGAGGGAGCCTCCGAGGGCGTCGGCCTCGGCGACCGTTTCTTGAGCCACGTGGAGCGCTGCCGGGTGCTGCTGCATCTGGTCGAGGGCACCAGCGAGGATGCGGGCGACGCGTACAGGACCGTGCGCCACGAGATCGAGGCCTATGGCCACGGGCTTGCGGACAAGACCGAGATCGTCGCCCTCTCGAAGGCCGATGCCCTCGATGAGGACACGTTGAAGGACCAGTTGAAGAAGCTGAAAAAGGCCTGCGGACGGAAGCCTTATGTGGTTTCCTCCGCCTCCGGACAGGGCGTGCAGGAGGTGCTGCAGGCCCTCCTTGCCGTGATCGATCAGGTCAAGGCCAAGGACGAGCCCGTCGACTCCCAGGAAGAGTGGCATCCGTGA
- the rpmA gene encoding 50S ribosomal protein L27 has translation MAHKKAGGSSRNGRDSAGRRLGVKRFGDQQVVAGNIIIRQRGTKWHAGANVGMGKDHTLFATANGRVRFLTRQGRAFVSVVPAQEAAE, from the coding sequence ATGGCTCACAAAAAAGCAGGCGGTTCGTCTCGCAACGGTCGCGACTCCGCTGGCCGTCGTCTGGGCGTCAAGAGATTCGGTGATCAGCAGGTTGTCGCCGGCAACATCATTATTCGTCAGCGCGGCACCAAATGGCATGCCGGCGCGAATGTCGGCATGGGCAAAGACCACACCCTCTTTGCCACGGCCAATGGCCGAGTCCGATTTCTGACGCGTCAAGGCCGAGCCTTTGTATCGGTCGTACCGGCCCAAGAGGCCGCAGAGTAA
- the proB gene encoding glutamate 5-kinase, whose protein sequence is MSPHIGQFRRVVLKVGSALLVDRARGRLNHAWLAALAEDIADLHAKGADVLVVSSGAIAMGRTVLGLPSGSLRLEESQAAAAVGQIALARIWSEVLAHHGITAGQILVTLADTEQRRRYLNARATTLKLLEMRAVPVVNENDTVATSEIRYGDNDRLAARVATMIGADLLVLFSDIDGLYTAPPALDPKAEHIPVVERITPSIEAMAGGAASELSRGGMRTKIEAGKIATSGGTHMVIADGRAKNPLKRVAEGGRCTWFLTPSNPATARKTWIAGALEPRGTLFVDEGAARALQGGASLLPVGVRRIEGAFHRGDAVTIRSDSRVLGRGLVAYDADEAARIIGRPSREIEGILGYPGRTEMIHRDDMALAGA, encoded by the coding sequence GTGAGCCCGCATATCGGCCAGTTCCGCCGCGTCGTCCTGAAGGTCGGCTCCGCGCTTCTCGTCGACCGCGCCCGCGGGCGCCTGAACCATGCCTGGCTTGCGGCGCTTGCCGAGGACATCGCCGATCTGCATGCCAAGGGGGCCGACGTTCTCGTCGTGTCATCCGGCGCCATCGCCATGGGACGCACGGTGCTGGGGCTCCCCTCCGGATCTTTGCGGCTCGAGGAAAGTCAGGCAGCGGCTGCCGTGGGGCAGATCGCGCTCGCGCGCATTTGGTCCGAGGTGCTGGCGCATCACGGCATCACCGCCGGGCAGATCCTGGTGACGCTCGCGGATACCGAGCAGCGCCGGCGCTATCTCAATGCGCGGGCGACGACGTTGAAGCTCCTCGAGATGCGCGCCGTGCCTGTGGTCAACGAAAACGATACGGTCGCGACCTCCGAGATCCGCTACGGCGACAACGACCGGCTGGCGGCGCGCGTCGCCACCATGATCGGCGCCGATCTCTTAGTGTTGTTCTCCGATATCGACGGGCTCTATACGGCGCCGCCGGCCCTCGATCCGAAGGCCGAGCATATTCCGGTGGTCGAGCGCATCACGCCTTCCATCGAGGCCATGGCGGGTGGCGCTGCCTCCGAGCTGTCGCGGGGCGGCATGCGCACCAAGATCGAGGCCGGCAAGATCGCCACCTCCGGCGGCACGCATATGGTCATCGCCGACGGACGCGCGAAGAACCCGCTCAAGCGAGTGGCCGAGGGCGGGCGCTGCACCTGGTTCCTGACGCCGTCCAATCCCGCAACCGCGCGCAAGACCTGGATCGCAGGCGCACTGGAGCCCCGCGGCACGCTCTTCGTGGACGAGGGCGCGGCGCGCGCCCTTCAGGGCGGAGCAAGCCTGCTGCCTGTGGGCGTGCGGCGGATCGAAGGGGCGTTTCATCGCGGCGACGCGGTGACGATCCGCAGCGACAGCCGTGTGCTCGGTCGGGGCCTCGTGGCCTACGACGCGGATGAAGCCGCGCGCATCATCGGCCGTCCGAGCCGCGAGATCGAAGGCATTCTCGGCTATCCCGGACGCACCGAGATGATTCACCGGGACGACATGGCATTGGCCGGAGCCTAG
- the rsfS gene encoding ribosome silencing factor: protein MKAENTVEIDLAGKTSLADTMIVTSGRSDRHVGAIAERVIKDLKDKGFGNARVEGLPACDWVLIDAGDVLIHVFRPEVRGFYNLEKMWGADRPQDRAS from the coding sequence ATGAAGGCCGAAAACACGGTTGAGATCGACCTGGCCGGAAAAACCTCCCTTGCAGACACCATGATCGTCACCTCAGGCCGCTCCGACCGTCACGTCGGCGCGATCGCCGAGCGCGTGATCAAGGATCTCAAGGACAAGGGATTCGGCAATGCGCGCGTCGAAGGCCTGCCGGCCTGCGACTGGGTGCTGATCGATGCCGGCGACGTGCTGATCCATGTCTTCCGTCCCGAGGTTCGCGGCTTCTACAACCTCGAGAAGATGTGGGGCGCCGACCGCCCTCAGGACCGCGCGAGCTGA
- a CDS encoding S41 family peptidase, which translates to MRKLSLLILGAAIGAGGATMVSQTSLLSGMSAVAASADTYRQLSLFGDVFEKVRTDYVEKPEEAKLVESAINGMLTSLDPHSSYMDAKSFRDMQVQTRGEFGGLGIEVTMEDGLVKVVTPIDETPASRAGILANDVITHINDEAVQGLNLNQAVDKMRGPVNSSVTLKIQRKEAKDPVVVKLTRETIKVRPVRARVEGDVGVLRVTQFNEQTFEGLRAGIDKLTTDIGADKVSGFVIDLRNNPGGLLDQAIMVSDAFLDRGEIVSTRSRNAEDTQRFSAKAGDLTKGKPLVVLVNGGSASASEIVAGALQDHKRATVLGTRSFGKGSVQTIIPLGGNGAVRLTTARYYTPSGRSIQAKGIDPDIEVLQEIPDELKGKDETKGEAGLRGHLQNGGDKEERGGSSAYVPPDPTKDKQLLAAYDLLHGVRKGAANATTAPN; encoded by the coding sequence ATGCGCAAACTATCCCTTTTGATTCTCGGTGCGGCCATCGGCGCTGGCGGCGCGACCATGGTGTCGCAGACTAGCCTTCTGTCGGGCATGAGCGCAGTTGCCGCCTCGGCTGATACGTACCGGCAGCTGAGCCTTTTCGGCGACGTTTTTGAAAAGGTCCGAACGGATTACGTCGAGAAGCCCGAAGAGGCCAAGCTCGTCGAGTCGGCCATCAACGGCATGCTGACCTCCCTCGATCCGCATTCGAGCTACATGGATGCCAAGAGCTTCCGCGACATGCAGGTGCAGACCCGCGGCGAGTTCGGCGGCCTCGGCATCGAAGTGACGATGGAAGACGGCCTGGTCAAGGTCGTCACCCCGATCGACGAGACGCCCGCCTCCCGTGCCGGCATCCTCGCCAACGACGTCATCACCCATATCAACGACGAGGCCGTCCAGGGACTCAACCTGAACCAGGCCGTCGACAAGATGCGCGGCCCGGTCAATTCCTCGGTCACCCTCAAGATCCAGCGCAAGGAAGCCAAGGATCCCGTGGTGGTCAAGCTGACCCGCGAGACCATCAAGGTGCGTCCGGTGCGGGCCCGCGTCGAGGGCGACGTCGGCGTCCTCCGCGTGACCCAGTTCAACGAGCAGACTTTCGAGGGCCTGCGCGCCGGCATCGACAAGCTCACCACCGATATCGGCGCCGACAAGGTGTCGGGCTTCGTCATCGACCTGCGCAACAACCCGGGCGGCCTGCTCGATCAGGCGATCATGGTCTCCGATGCGTTCCTCGACCGCGGCGAGATCGTCTCGACCCGCAGCCGTAACGCGGAAGACACCCAGCGCTTCAGCGCCAAGGCCGGCGACCTCACCAAGGGCAAGCCGCTGGTGGTGCTCGTCAACGGCGGTTCGGCCTCGGCCTCCGAGATCGTGGCCGGTGCCCTCCAGGACCACAAGCGCGCGACGGTTCTCGGAACCCGCTCCTTCGGCAAGGGCTCCGTGCAGACCATCATTCCGCTCGGCGGCAACGGAGCCGTGCGTCTGACGACGGCGCGCTACTACACGCCGTCCGGCCGCTCGATCCAGGCCAAGGGCATCGATCCGGATATCGAGGTGCTGCAGGAAATCCCCGACGAGCTGAAGGGCAAGGACGAGACCAAGGGCGAGGCCGGTCTGCGCGGCCACCTGCAGAACGGCGGCGACAAGGAAGAGCGCGGCGGTTCTTCTGCCTACGTTCCGCCGGATCCGACCAAGGACAAGCAGCTCCTGGCCGCCTACGATCTGCTGCATGGCGTTCGCAAGGGCGCGGCCAACGCGACCACAGCGCCCAACTGA